From the genome of Syngnathus acus chromosome 24, fSynAcu1.2, whole genome shotgun sequence, one region includes:
- the cmtr1 gene encoding cap-specific mRNA (nucleoside-2'-O-)-methyltransferase 1 — protein MKRRVEAAPGLAAKKRTDPSSSDEESRLSRQDSSQNDSLSDQEEPRAGFSVPSVSAHAGDADSPPQDSKFSMYNSVSQKLMAKMGFRQGEGLGKFGQGRKEIVEASTQRGRRGLGLTLRGFQGELNVDWRDEPEPDATEKVDWFPECTTEIPDADELRDWMAVGPKKMKIEDETQFCSEDLLHTLLRCKTVFDDLEGEEMRRARTRSNPYETIRGGVFLNRAAMKMANIDYCFEHMLTDPKGPDGKSLTHDNGNELLYFGDVCAGPGGFSEYILWRRRWHAKGFGMTLKGPCDFKLEDFYAAPSELFEPYYGEGGVDGDGDITRPENVTAFRNFVLDSTEGRGLHFLMADGGFSVEGQENLQEILTKQLLLCQFLTALSTLRTGGHFVCKTFDLFTPFSVGLVYLLYLCFDRITLFKPVTSRPANSERYVVCRGLKPGSEAVREYLFRVNLKLKQLRDTELDVTDVVPLAIVKEDADFYHFMVNSNESLCAVQIKALAKIHAFVLDPALAESRQADLRKQCLKLWGVPDKARVTPASSDARTKFYQLIKNPDAESFHSSPTALNPATLKKLRQVLDHRCIVGGGEQIFLLALGKSQIYTWDGKMPLRWRKLENFKLELPRDSLLSAEIVQELKGEGKAQRRINAVHVMDALVLNGTDVRDQHFNRRIEMAEKFVKAVAKPSRPDMNPIRVKEVYRLEEMERIFVRLEMKVTKSSGGVPRLSYTGRDDRHFLPTGLYVIKTTNEPWMMSSSKITNRKFFFNKSTNKSSYDTPGDAASPFRVCHAGRLFWAWEDGVIVHDSQTRVDPDKLSKDDVLAFVQRNRQR, from the exons ATGAAGAGAAGAGTCGAGGCCGCTCCCGGCTTGGCTGCGAAGAAGCGCACTGACCCCAGCAGCTCTGATGAAGAGTCCAGATTGTCCAGACAAG ACTCCAGCCAGAATGATTCTCTCAGCGACCAAGAAGAGCCCCGTGCGGGATTCTCCGTGCCGTCCGTATCGGCGCACGCCGGGGACGCGGACTCGCCCCCGCAGGACTCCAAGTTCTCCATGTACAACAGCGTGTCCCAGAAGCTCATG GCCAAGATGGGCTTCCGCCAGGGCGAGGGCCTGGGCAAATTCGGCCAGGGCCGTAAGGAGATTGTGGAGGCGTCCACCCAGCGGGGGAGGCGCGGTCTCGGCCTAACGCTGCGGGGCTTCCAGGGGGAGCTCAATGTGGACTGGCGGGATGAACCCGAG CCCGACGCCACGGAGAAAGTGGACTGGTTCCCCGAATGCACCACGGAAATTCCCGATGCGGATGAGTTGAGGGACTGGATGGCGGTGGGACCG aaaaaaatgaagattgAAGACGAGACCCAGTTTTGCAGCGAAGACCTCTTGCACACGCTTCTCAGGTGCAAG ACGGTGTTTGACGATCTGGAGGGCGAGGAGATGAGGAGAGCGCGCACTCGCTCCAACCCCTACGAGACCATCCGGGGAGGCGTCTTCCTCAACAG AGCGGCTATGAAAATGGCCAACATCGACTACTGCTTCGAGCACATGTTGACCGACCCGAAAGGTCCCGACGGG AAGTCTCTGACCCACGACAACGGCAACGAGCTTCTGTACTTCGGCGACGTGTGCGCCGGGCCCGGCGGCTTTTCCGAGTACATCCTGTGGAGGAGACGCTGGCACGCCAAAGGCTTCGGCATGACGCTGAAGGGGCCCTGCGACTTCAAACTGGAAGACTTCTACGCCGCGCCCAGCGAGCTCTTTGAGCCCTACTATG GTGAAGGCGGCGTGGACGGCGACGGCGACATCACCCGGCCGGAGAACGTGACGGCCTTCCGCAACTTTGTGCTGGACAGCACCGAGGGGCGGGGCCTGCATTTCCTCATGGCGGACGGG GGATTCTCTGTGGAAGGCCAGGAGAACCTTCAGGAGATCCTGACCAAACAGCTGCTCCTCTGCCAGTTCCTCACCGCTCTCTCTACACTCAGGACAG gcggccattttgtctgcaagacctttgacctcttcaCGCCTTTCAGCGTAGGCTTGGTCTACCTACTGTACCTCTGCTTTGACCGAATCACGCTCTTCAAACCCGTGACCAGTCGGCCCGCTAACTCTGAGAG GTACGTGGTGTGCCGAGGTCTGAAGCCCGGTTCGGAGGCCGTCAGGGAGTACTTGTTCCGAGTCAACCTGAAACTCAAGCAGCTGCGCGACACCGAGCTGGACGTGACCGACGTGGTTCCCCTCGCCATCGTCAAGGAGGACGCCGACTTCTACCACTTCATGGTCAACTCCAACGAGAG CCTGTGCGCCGTCCAGATCAAAGCCCTGGCCAAGATCCACGCCTTCGTTTTGGACCC GGCGCTGGCCGAGTCCCGGCAAGCCGACCTCCGCAAGCAGTGTCTCAAGTTGTGGGGG GTGCCCGACAAGGCCAGGGTGACGCCGGCCTCCTCGGATGCCAGGACCAAATTCTACCAACTGATCAAG AACCCCGACGCGGAGTCGTTCCATAGCAGCCCGACGGCGCTCAACCCGGCCACGCTCAAGAAGCTGCGCCAGGTCCTGGACCACCGTTGCATCGTGGGAGGCGGCGAACAGATCTTCCTTCTGGCGCTGGGC AAGTCCCAGATCTACACGTGGGACGGGAAGATGCCTTTGCGCTGGAGGAAGCTTGAGAACTTCAAGCTGGAGCTCCCCAGAGATTCCCTGCTGAGCGCCGAGATCGTGCAGGAGCTGAAGGGCGAG GGCAAAGCGCAGCGGCGAATCAACGCCGTGCACGTGATGGACGCGCTCGTCCTCAACGGCACCGACGTCCGAGATCAGCACTTCAACAGACG GATCGAGATGGCCGAAAAGTTTGTGAAGGCGGTGGCCAAGCCCAGCAGACCTGACATGAACCCCATCAG GGTGAAGGAGGTCTACAGGCTGGAGGAAATGGAGAGGATTTTTGTCCG GCTGGAAATGAAGGTGACCAAGAGTTCGGGCGGGGTCCCGCGTCTGTCTTACACCGGCCGAGACGACCGCCACTTCCTTCCCACCGGGCTCTACGTCATCAAGACCACCAACG AGCCGTGGATGATGTCCTCCAGCAAAATTACAAACAGGAAGTTCTTCTTTAACAAGAGCACCAATAAGTCCAGCTACGACACGCCGGGCGACGCCGCCTCGCCCTTCCG CGTGTGCCACGCCGGGCGTCTCTTCTGGGCCTGGGAGGACGGCGTCATTGTGCACGACTCTCAGACGCGCGTGGACCCCGACAAGCTGTCCAAAGACGACGTGCTGGCCTTTGTTCAACGCAACCGCCAGCGATGA
- the itpkb gene encoding inositol-trisphosphate 3-kinase A isoform X2, which yields MSGGNRFHVQQASSGPRDSRSGRAMPRIPDGGAYCRVLPGMPYSPASPQTSPGGTAPQTFVFPLTPGPSPGARSPSPRCRDLLGVDVGRRVRRLSSPGTGEEEEDLLAGGGGGGGEKQEERRRQAQLLQIHKELQNVEVKGKVGIFEAHISGIRAQVLAGELQRSPRCPRRATGPVPPPPGRGGVALECSVTRGRQSQLPPVLQNGRKGQDEESQREESGAAAHVDDSAETLFVESGCRSQPKSDGALLVPGDPQTSRAPSAQDGGIKEVGGSRENKQTPGGDGGGSKAGELSARQRSGPEAPLQSTCTETDMWDARPPEPRGPRPALLPSIPAVVITDHGPASQAPTPAGAALRKLSSSSASSAGFSSSWEESEEELSDTERGGHLLTPAQLSSRQKAHKSWRKIKNMVHWSPFVMSFKKKYPWIQLAGHAGSFKAGANGRILKKHCECEQRCLSLLMRDVLCPYVPGYHGDVEKDGQKYNQMEDLLADFDSPCVMDCKMGVRTYLEEELTKARKKPTPRPDMYQKMVEVDPEAPTAEENLQKAVTKPRYMQWRETISSTATLGFRIEGVKKEDGTVNRDFKRTKTREQIMAAFHEFVKGNKDILNGYLARLKEIRSTLEMSPFFKSHEVIGSSLLFVHDTRGGAKVWMIDFGKTTPLPEGERLDHRASWQEGNREDGYLSGLDSLVDIISALLDSET from the exons ATGAGcgg CGGAAATCGCTTTCACGTCCAGCAAGCTTCCAGCGGCCCACGAGACAGCCGGAGCGGCCGAGCCATGCCGCGCATTCCCGACGGGGGCGCCTACTGCCGTGTGCTGCCTGGAATGCCCTACAGCCCAGCCAGCCCTCAG ACCAGCCCTGGCGGGACGGCGCCTCAGACGTTTGTCTTCCCGCTCACGCCCGGCCCCAGCCCTGGCGCTCGCTCTCCGTCGCCGCGGTGCCGGGACCTCCTCGGAGTGGACGTGGGCCGACGGGTCCGACGACTCAGCTCGCCCGGCACcggcgaggaagaggaggacttGTTggcgggaggaggaggaggaggaggagagaagcaAGAGGAGCGGAGACGCCAAGCCCAGCTGCTGCAGATTCACAAAGAGCTGCAGAACGTGGAG GTGAAAGGAAAAGTGGGCATTTTCGAGGCGCACATTTCCGGGATTCGTGCCCAGGTGCTCGCCGGCGAGCTCCAGCGCAGCCCTCGGTGTCCGAGGCGAGCGACGGGGCCAGTCCCGCCCCCTCCCGGCCGTGGCGGGGTAGCCCTGGAATGCTCAGTGACCCGGGGCCGCCAGAGTCAACTTCCTCCCGTTCTCCAAAATGGGAGAAAAGGCCAGGATGAAGAGAGCCAGCGGGAAGAAAGCGGCGCCGCCGCTCACGTCGACGACAGCGCAGAGACATTGTTTGTTGAAAGCGGCTGCCGTTCGCAACCAAAATCGGACGGCGCGCTCCTCGTCCCGGGTGACCCGCAGACCTCGCGAGCGCCCTCGGCCCAAGATGGAGGGATAAAAGAGGTCGGCGGGTcgagggaaaacaaacaaacgccGGGCGGCGACGGAGGAGGTTCAAAGGCGGGAGAGCTGAGCGCCAGACAGCGGTCGGGTCCCGAGGCGCCGCTACAGTCGACGTGCACGGAAACCGACATGTGGGACGCTCGGCCGCCCGAGCCCCGGGGCCCCCGCCCGGCGCTGCTTCCTTCCATCCCCGCCGTGGTCATCACCGACCACGGGCCGGCGAGCCAAGCTCCGACCCCCGCCGGG GCCGCCCTGAGGAAGCTGTCTTCCTCCTCGGCCTCCTCGGCCGGCTTCTCCTCGTCCTGGGAAGAGTCGGAAGAGGAGCTTTCCGACACGGAGAGAGGCGGGCACCTTCTCACGCCGGCGCAGCTCAGCTCTCGTCAGAAAGCG CACAAGTCATGGAGGAAAATCAAGAACATGGTCCACTGGTCGCCGTTCGTCATGTCCTTCAAGAAGAAATATCCCTGGATACAACTGGCGGGCCACGCTG GGAGCTTCAAGGCGGGAGCCAACGGCCGCATCTTAAAA AAACACTGCGAGTGCGAGCAGCGCTGTCTGTCCCTGCTGATGCGGGACGTGCTGTGTCCGTACGTGCCCGGTTACCACGGCGACGTGGAAAAGGACGGACAGAAGTACAATCAGATGGAGGACTTGCTGGCCGACTTTGACTCCCCGTGCGTGATGGACTGCAAGATGGGGGTGAG GACGTATCTGGAGGAGGAGCTAACCAAGGCCCGCAAGAAGCCCACGCCGCGACCGGACATGTACCAAAAGATGGTGGAGGTGGACCCTGAGGCGCCGACGGCCGAGGAGAACCTGCAGAAGGCGGTCACCAAGCCCCGCTACATGCAGTGGCGCGAAACCATCAGCTCTACCGCCACGCTGGGCTTCCGCATCGAAGGCGTCAAG AAGGAGGACGGCACTGTCAACAGAGACTTTAAGAGGACAAAAACGCGCGAGCAAATCATGGCGGCCTTCCACGAGTTTGTCAAAGGCAACAAGGACATTCTG aaCGGCTACCTGGCCAGGCTGAAGGAAATCAGAAGCACCCTGGAGATGTCGCCCTTTTTCAAAAGTCACGAG GTGATCGGCAGCTCCCTGCTCTTCGTCCACGACACCAGAGGCGGGGCCAAAGTGTGGATGATCGACTTTGGCAAAACCACGCCGCTCCCCGAGGGCGAGCGGCTCGACCACCGAGCGTCCTGGCAGGAAGGCAACCGGGAGGACGGCTACCTTTCCGGACTGGACTCTCTGGTGGACATCATTTCTGCCCTTTTGGACTCTGAAACATGA
- the itpkb gene encoding inositol-trisphosphate 3-kinase B isoform X1: MSGGNRFHVQQASSGPRDSRSGRAMPRIPDGGAYCRVLPGMPYSPASPQTSPGGTAPQTFVFPLTPGPSPGARSPSPRCRDLLGVDVGRRVRRLSSPGTGEEEEDLLAGGGGGGGEKQEERRRQAQLLQIHKELQNVEVKGKVGIFEAHISGIRAQVLAGELQRSPRCPRRATGPVPPPPGRGGVALECSVTRGRQSQLPPVLQNGRKGQDEESQREESGAAAHVDDSAETLFVESGCRSQPKSDGALLVPGDPQTSRAPSAQDGGIKEVGGSRENKQTPGGDGGGSKAGELSARQRSGPEAPLQSTCTETDMWDARPPEPRGPRPALLPSIPAVVITDHGPASQAPTPAGDPAGAPSPGPAAALRKLSSSSASSAGFSSSWEESEEELSDTERGGHLLTPAQLSSRQKAHKSWRKIKNMVHWSPFVMSFKKKYPWIQLAGHAGSFKAGANGRILKKHCECEQRCLSLLMRDVLCPYVPGYHGDVEKDGQKYNQMEDLLADFDSPCVMDCKMGVRTYLEEELTKARKKPTPRPDMYQKMVEVDPEAPTAEENLQKAVTKPRYMQWRETISSTATLGFRIEGVKKEDGTVNRDFKRTKTREQIMAAFHEFVKGNKDILNGYLARLKEIRSTLEMSPFFKSHEVIGSSLLFVHDTRGGAKVWMIDFGKTTPLPEGERLDHRASWQEGNREDGYLSGLDSLVDIISALLDSET, from the exons ATGAGcgg CGGAAATCGCTTTCACGTCCAGCAAGCTTCCAGCGGCCCACGAGACAGCCGGAGCGGCCGAGCCATGCCGCGCATTCCCGACGGGGGCGCCTACTGCCGTGTGCTGCCTGGAATGCCCTACAGCCCAGCCAGCCCTCAG ACCAGCCCTGGCGGGACGGCGCCTCAGACGTTTGTCTTCCCGCTCACGCCCGGCCCCAGCCCTGGCGCTCGCTCTCCGTCGCCGCGGTGCCGGGACCTCCTCGGAGTGGACGTGGGCCGACGGGTCCGACGACTCAGCTCGCCCGGCACcggcgaggaagaggaggacttGTTggcgggaggaggaggaggaggaggagagaagcaAGAGGAGCGGAGACGCCAAGCCCAGCTGCTGCAGATTCACAAAGAGCTGCAGAACGTGGAG GTGAAAGGAAAAGTGGGCATTTTCGAGGCGCACATTTCCGGGATTCGTGCCCAGGTGCTCGCCGGCGAGCTCCAGCGCAGCCCTCGGTGTCCGAGGCGAGCGACGGGGCCAGTCCCGCCCCCTCCCGGCCGTGGCGGGGTAGCCCTGGAATGCTCAGTGACCCGGGGCCGCCAGAGTCAACTTCCTCCCGTTCTCCAAAATGGGAGAAAAGGCCAGGATGAAGAGAGCCAGCGGGAAGAAAGCGGCGCCGCCGCTCACGTCGACGACAGCGCAGAGACATTGTTTGTTGAAAGCGGCTGCCGTTCGCAACCAAAATCGGACGGCGCGCTCCTCGTCCCGGGTGACCCGCAGACCTCGCGAGCGCCCTCGGCCCAAGATGGAGGGATAAAAGAGGTCGGCGGGTcgagggaaaacaaacaaacgccGGGCGGCGACGGAGGAGGTTCAAAGGCGGGAGAGCTGAGCGCCAGACAGCGGTCGGGTCCCGAGGCGCCGCTACAGTCGACGTGCACGGAAACCGACATGTGGGACGCTCGGCCGCCCGAGCCCCGGGGCCCCCGCCCGGCGCTGCTTCCTTCCATCCCCGCCGTGGTCATCACCGACCACGGGCCGGCGAGCCAAGCTCCGACCCCCGCCGGGGACCCGGCGGGCGCCCCGAGCCCCGGCCCGGCCGCCGCCCTGAGGAAGCTGTCTTCCTCCTCGGCCTCCTCGGCCGGCTTCTCCTCGTCCTGGGAAGAGTCGGAAGAGGAGCTTTCCGACACGGAGAGAGGCGGGCACCTTCTCACGCCGGCGCAGCTCAGCTCTCGTCAGAAAGCG CACAAGTCATGGAGGAAAATCAAGAACATGGTCCACTGGTCGCCGTTCGTCATGTCCTTCAAGAAGAAATATCCCTGGATACAACTGGCGGGCCACGCTG GGAGCTTCAAGGCGGGAGCCAACGGCCGCATCTTAAAA AAACACTGCGAGTGCGAGCAGCGCTGTCTGTCCCTGCTGATGCGGGACGTGCTGTGTCCGTACGTGCCCGGTTACCACGGCGACGTGGAAAAGGACGGACAGAAGTACAATCAGATGGAGGACTTGCTGGCCGACTTTGACTCCCCGTGCGTGATGGACTGCAAGATGGGGGTGAG GACGTATCTGGAGGAGGAGCTAACCAAGGCCCGCAAGAAGCCCACGCCGCGACCGGACATGTACCAAAAGATGGTGGAGGTGGACCCTGAGGCGCCGACGGCCGAGGAGAACCTGCAGAAGGCGGTCACCAAGCCCCGCTACATGCAGTGGCGCGAAACCATCAGCTCTACCGCCACGCTGGGCTTCCGCATCGAAGGCGTCAAG AAGGAGGACGGCACTGTCAACAGAGACTTTAAGAGGACAAAAACGCGCGAGCAAATCATGGCGGCCTTCCACGAGTTTGTCAAAGGCAACAAGGACATTCTG aaCGGCTACCTGGCCAGGCTGAAGGAAATCAGAAGCACCCTGGAGATGTCGCCCTTTTTCAAAAGTCACGAG GTGATCGGCAGCTCCCTGCTCTTCGTCCACGACACCAGAGGCGGGGCCAAAGTGTGGATGATCGACTTTGGCAAAACCACGCCGCTCCCCGAGGGCGAGCGGCTCGACCACCGAGCGTCCTGGCAGGAAGGCAACCGGGAGGACGGCTACCTTTCCGGACTGGACTCTCTGGTGGACATCATTTCTGCCCTTTTGGACTCTGAAACATGA